One Roseimaritima multifibrata DNA window includes the following coding sequences:
- a CDS encoding response regulator, producing MSRVLLVEDSPTQAMEIRLMLQERGHNVTVVGNGKAALESLREECPEVVVTDLEMPEMSGLELVEAMQAECPQVPAILITAQGSETLAVQTLRRGAAAYVPKTMLAMLLHTTIRDVLGVLRADQSYARLIDSLTYNRFKFRLENDPFLVAPLVDFVVQMVSGMNLMANNELIRFSNALDHALLHGILHGNLELSDSQIAEFRESCGDGVEPESIELRRAEHPYNERRLKVDIQVSEDKIECALADEGRGFDAALLSASVESAMQQEHGHEIALITSFMDEVTVDPSQHQLVMIKHCQRQIAV from the coding sequence ATGTCCCGAGTTCTACTGGTTGAGGACAGCCCAACCCAGGCAATGGAAATTCGCTTAATGCTTCAGGAGCGAGGACACAACGTCACCGTTGTTGGAAACGGTAAGGCGGCATTGGAATCGCTCCGCGAAGAATGCCCCGAAGTGGTCGTCACCGACCTGGAAATGCCCGAGATGTCCGGTCTGGAATTGGTCGAAGCGATGCAGGCCGAATGCCCGCAAGTACCAGCGATTCTGATTACCGCTCAGGGAAGCGAAACCTTGGCGGTTCAAACGCTCCGCCGCGGAGCCGCGGCCTATGTTCCGAAAACGATGTTGGCGATGCTACTGCATACCACGATTCGTGACGTTCTAGGAGTTTTACGCGCCGACCAAAGCTACGCGCGGCTGATCGATTCGTTGACCTACAATCGTTTCAAGTTTCGCTTGGAAAATGATCCTTTCCTGGTCGCCCCGCTTGTCGATTTTGTGGTCCAAATGGTTTCGGGGATGAACCTGATGGCAAACAACGAATTGATTCGTTTCAGCAATGCGTTGGACCACGCTCTGCTACACGGAATCCTCCACGGCAACCTAGAATTATCCGATTCCCAGATCGCCGAATTTCGAGAATCATGCGGCGATGGGGTCGAACCCGAATCGATAGAACTGCGGCGAGCCGAACATCCCTACAATGAACGTCGACTAAAAGTCGACATTCAAGTTTCCGAAGACAAGATCGAATGCGCTCTAGCCGATGAGGGACGAGGGTTCGACGCCGCGTTGTTATCCGCCTCTGTCGAATCTGCAATGCAGCAGGAACACGGGCACGAGATCGCGTTAATCACTAGTTTCATGGACGAAGTGACCGTCGATCCTTCGCAGCATCAATTGGTAATGATCAAGCACTGTCAACGTCAAATAGCCGTCTGA
- a CDS encoding site-2 protease family protein, giving the protein MALWCEFLTLWAGLSDPSFVAWLGTLANSPTILADTTEPSLISRIGSQVYIWGSVAVGLGLVIFVHELGHFLAAKLCGVKVEKFYVGFDVPLQLGPIKFPRTLGKFRYGETEYGLGILPLGGYVKMLGQDDDPRNMQAEAERIRGESVAGDEDDEPTEQVARQELDPRSYPAKSVGQRMLIISAGVIMNVITGVLFAAYAYGVLGVEYTPAVIGATSPGDPAYDAGIEPGGRVLAVDGDAPDPQMHFSRMTMKILTHGISDPDSPVSLELEYPEGTRTVELQTAVDPWNPSRRVVGISSPALARLGDKVFAEPETPASDVFTAADANADIVAINGNELKVNPLLDVTLNDQVAKYLLKNSDKPVTLSLRRKDSTELHDVTIAPRVMRTLGFAFSVGPIESLVHDGPAEKAGLKKGDRIVAVTGLDNLSAIDLPAQVAKLDGTVHLTVQRGEGEQVETLEFDVEPEAVNATLAPFDSPTGKIALYPLGLAYYPEPIVSQSAVDSLKPGDVISNVAVVWDGDTAPEALQDKMLRPFISRLEDGWDTKEQPMLTSLIRLIQKLPVDTKLRVIAERPPEKQVVDTTVKVIVGDSYWPDRGIVYAPVRFTRYAGSTGEALALGLREGKWKLTEVAQFLRLLVTGKVSRNQVGGPLKIADIAASQAEQGWSPLLLFLTMLSMNLAILNFLPIPALDGGHMVFLIAEAVMGRPVDEQLQMKLTMGGVLALLSLMVFVFANDILTWR; this is encoded by the coding sequence GTGGCATTGTGGTGCGAATTTCTGACTCTTTGGGCCGGATTGTCCGATCCCAGTTTTGTGGCTTGGCTGGGAACTTTGGCGAATTCGCCAACCATTCTGGCTGATACCACCGAACCTAGCTTGATCAGCCGAATCGGTTCCCAGGTCTACATTTGGGGAAGCGTTGCCGTTGGTTTGGGATTGGTCATCTTTGTCCATGAACTAGGGCACTTCCTCGCTGCCAAGTTGTGCGGCGTCAAAGTTGAAAAATTTTACGTTGGATTCGACGTCCCTTTGCAATTGGGGCCGATCAAATTCCCGCGTACTCTGGGCAAATTCCGTTACGGCGAAACCGAATATGGGCTGGGAATCCTGCCGCTTGGTGGGTACGTGAAAATGCTCGGCCAGGATGATGATCCGCGTAATATGCAGGCCGAAGCCGAGCGAATTCGTGGTGAATCCGTCGCCGGCGACGAGGATGACGAACCGACCGAACAAGTGGCTCGGCAAGAACTCGATCCGCGGAGCTATCCTGCCAAATCGGTCGGACAGCGGATGCTGATTATCAGTGCCGGTGTGATCATGAATGTGATTACCGGAGTCCTTTTTGCCGCCTACGCCTACGGCGTTTTAGGGGTCGAATACACTCCGGCGGTTATCGGAGCGACCTCGCCTGGCGATCCCGCATACGACGCTGGGATTGAACCGGGTGGTCGAGTCCTTGCAGTTGACGGAGACGCTCCAGACCCGCAGATGCATTTCTCGCGGATGACGATGAAAATCCTGACTCACGGGATCTCCGATCCTGATTCTCCGGTCAGTTTGGAACTGGAATACCCAGAGGGTACCCGTACCGTCGAATTGCAGACCGCCGTTGATCCTTGGAATCCTTCGCGCCGAGTCGTCGGGATCAGTTCACCGGCGTTGGCACGCCTGGGCGACAAAGTCTTTGCCGAACCGGAAACCCCCGCATCCGATGTTTTCACAGCAGCCGACGCAAACGCTGATATCGTCGCGATCAATGGCAATGAGCTGAAGGTGAATCCGCTACTGGATGTCACGCTGAATGATCAGGTTGCCAAGTACTTGCTGAAGAACAGCGATAAACCCGTGACGCTCTCACTGCGTCGCAAGGACAGCACCGAACTGCATGATGTGACGATCGCACCGCGAGTGATGCGAACCCTAGGATTCGCGTTCTCCGTCGGCCCTATCGAATCGCTTGTTCATGATGGACCTGCGGAAAAAGCGGGCTTGAAAAAGGGTGACCGGATTGTGGCTGTCACCGGACTGGACAATTTGTCGGCGATCGATTTGCCCGCTCAAGTTGCCAAACTGGACGGGACGGTCCATCTGACCGTGCAGCGTGGCGAAGGCGAACAGGTTGAAACGCTGGAGTTCGATGTTGAACCGGAAGCGGTGAATGCAACCCTGGCACCCTTCGATAGTCCCACTGGAAAGATCGCCCTCTATCCACTCGGCTTGGCTTATTATCCCGAACCGATTGTCAGTCAGTCGGCTGTCGATTCCTTAAAACCAGGCGATGTGATTAGCAATGTCGCGGTTGTGTGGGACGGCGATACGGCACCCGAAGCGCTTCAGGACAAGATGCTGCGTCCTTTCATCAGCCGATTGGAAGATGGTTGGGATACTAAGGAGCAGCCAATGTTGACCAGTCTGATCCGCTTGATTCAAAAACTACCTGTCGACACCAAACTTCGTGTCATCGCGGAACGTCCGCCGGAAAAGCAGGTTGTCGATACGACGGTCAAAGTGATTGTCGGCGATTCTTACTGGCCGGACCGTGGAATCGTTTACGCCCCCGTTCGGTTTACCCGGTACGCGGGCTCGACCGGTGAAGCGTTGGCGTTAGGCCTTCGGGAAGGGAAGTGGAAATTGACCGAAGTGGCTCAGTTTTTACGCTTGCTGGTCACCGGGAAAGTCAGCCGCAATCAAGTTGGCGGGCCGCTGAAGATCGCCGACATCGCAGCGTCGCAGGCCGAGCAGGGCTGGTCCCCGCTTCTCCTGTTCCTGACCATGTTGAGCATGAACCTTGCGATTTTAAACTTTTTGCCGATTCCGGCGCTCGATGGAGGACACATGGTCTTTCTGATCGCCGAAGCGGTGATGGGGCGTCCTGTCGATGAACAATTGCAAATGAAATTGACGATGGGGGGAGTGCTGGCACTCCTGTCCCTGATGGTCTTCGTATTTGCAAACGACATCCTGACCTGGCGATAG
- a CDS encoding response regulator yields the protein MTPSSDKDRVPESGDPVLPSKWHHAGTFRNLLDSLPLALVVKNLQGERIFVNRFYLDLHDVSEADVVGKSDYDLFPAATARAFLKDDQRVIDSGEVIQDIERLPLRAGDYRWIERIKGPARDVDGNIIGVQLLFWDVTRRKNVEAELDKERAYLHALLNNLPDAIYFKDQESRFLKINVGMAKKHGLASPIDAVGKTDADIFTQEHASKTRRDELTIMKTGNPIIARVEKETWADREDSWCSSTKLPLLDKHKNVVGTFGMSRDITAQKLIELQLRDARDAANAANAAKGEFLANMSHEIRTPMNGILGMAELLTHTSLSQQQQDYVELIQQSGESLLRLLNDILDFSKIEAGHMELESTPFTMSETIAKSIQMLAFRAESKQIDLACRVHPELPNVMLGDPNRLRQVIVNLVGNSIKFTEHGEIVVEVQPLPSTAESIFQQSEASDIPGAFGVRISVRDTGIGIAADKLEHIFEAFTQADASTTRRYGGTGLGLAISNRLVQLMGGVLRVESELGQGTTFYFDLPMTPGELEGGNADFSSMITNLVDLPVLIVDDNSTNRKVLIELLEYWNLKPTAVSSASQAIAELRQAVDADQPFQLGLFDMMMPDVDGLMLTETLRNETSLADLPVIMLSSLAHGADLERCRAAGITRYLLKPFVHSELLNAILETFTPEETQPDAPEPQTGPADSATAKLPGLQILLAEDGLVNQRVAIELLRLRGHNVTLACDGREAVELFSKSNFDLVLMDLQMPELDGFEATAAIHQFEQDEHRSRHTPIIAMTARAMPDDRQLCLEAGMDGYIAKPVDPQLLDELLVKFQRAPAESVQEPAADATGMEPADSETAVVLDLAPLLKRFGGKQAIVTQLAETFSLEGPELLQQMERALAQQTPAELRRAAHTMKGSVDLFGAGQLRLLCEELEQTAESEQWAVLLPLVQRITDAHQIFIGELSNAIERYGDGVSPSR from the coding sequence ATGACTCCTTCTAGCGACAAGGATCGCGTTCCCGAATCAGGTGATCCGGTCCTCCCTTCGAAGTGGCACCACGCCGGTACCTTTCGAAACCTCCTGGATAGCCTGCCGTTAGCTCTGGTCGTAAAAAATCTGCAAGGGGAACGGATTTTCGTTAACCGTTTCTACTTAGACCTCCATGACGTTAGCGAAGCCGATGTGGTCGGAAAATCGGATTACGACCTCTTTCCCGCGGCCACCGCTCGCGCGTTCCTAAAAGACGATCAACGTGTCATCGATTCTGGCGAAGTGATTCAAGACATCGAACGACTGCCACTGCGAGCCGGCGATTACCGCTGGATCGAACGCATCAAAGGCCCCGCCCGAGATGTGGACGGGAACATTATCGGCGTCCAGTTGCTGTTTTGGGATGTAACCCGACGGAAAAATGTCGAAGCGGAACTCGACAAAGAACGAGCCTACCTGCACGCCCTCCTAAACAATCTTCCCGATGCAATCTATTTCAAGGACCAAGAAAGCCGCTTCCTGAAAATCAATGTCGGGATGGCCAAGAAACATGGATTAGCGTCCCCTATCGACGCCGTCGGTAAAACGGATGCCGATATTTTTACGCAAGAACATGCGTCAAAAACTCGGCGTGATGAACTGACCATCATGAAGACCGGCAATCCAATCATCGCGCGAGTCGAGAAGGAAACATGGGCCGATCGCGAAGATAGCTGGTGCTCGTCCACCAAACTCCCTTTGCTGGACAAGCACAAAAACGTGGTTGGCACGTTTGGAATGTCACGAGACATTACCGCTCAAAAACTGATTGAGCTGCAACTGCGTGACGCTCGAGACGCGGCGAATGCGGCCAACGCTGCCAAAGGAGAATTTCTGGCCAACATGAGCCATGAAATTCGAACTCCGATGAATGGTATCCTCGGAATGGCAGAACTCTTAACGCACACATCGCTCAGCCAACAGCAGCAAGATTACGTTGAACTGATCCAGCAATCGGGCGAATCGCTGCTTCGTTTACTGAATGACATTCTCGATTTTTCCAAAATCGAAGCGGGGCACATGGAACTGGAATCGACTCCGTTCACGATGTCCGAAACGATCGCCAAATCGATTCAAATGCTCGCTTTTCGCGCCGAGTCCAAACAGATCGATCTTGCCTGCCGCGTCCATCCCGAACTGCCAAACGTCATGCTGGGAGACCCCAATCGGTTGCGGCAGGTGATTGTTAATTTGGTGGGAAATTCGATCAAATTCACCGAACATGGTGAAATTGTCGTCGAAGTTCAACCACTTCCCTCAACCGCGGAATCAATATTCCAGCAAAGCGAAGCCTCCGATATCCCCGGCGCCTTTGGAGTACGGATTTCGGTAAGAGATACGGGAATTGGCATCGCTGCCGACAAACTGGAACATATCTTCGAAGCCTTTACGCAAGCCGATGCGTCAACGACCCGACGTTACGGTGGGACCGGCCTTGGCTTGGCCATCTCCAACAGACTCGTCCAATTGATGGGGGGCGTCCTGCGAGTCGAAAGTGAACTCGGTCAGGGAACGACGTTCTACTTCGATCTGCCGATGACCCCGGGAGAACTTGAAGGGGGTAACGCGGACTTCTCCAGCATGATCACAAACCTTGTCGATCTTCCGGTTTTGATTGTCGATGACAATTCAACCAATCGTAAGGTTCTGATCGAACTGCTGGAGTACTGGAACCTAAAACCGACCGCCGTCAGCAGTGCCTCTCAGGCGATCGCAGAACTACGCCAAGCCGTCGACGCGGACCAACCGTTTCAGCTTGGCTTGTTCGATATGATGATGCCCGATGTCGATGGCCTGATGTTAACGGAAACTCTCCGCAACGAAACCTCGCTCGCCGACCTTCCAGTCATCATGCTCTCGTCCCTAGCACATGGAGCCGACCTGGAACGCTGTCGCGCCGCGGGCATCACACGATACCTCCTGAAACCGTTTGTCCATTCGGAACTTTTGAACGCGATCTTGGAAACGTTTACCCCGGAAGAGACACAGCCGGATGCACCCGAGCCCCAGACAGGCCCCGCCGATTCTGCGACCGCAAAACTGCCTGGACTGCAGATCTTGCTGGCGGAAGACGGGCTGGTCAACCAGCGTGTCGCGATCGAACTACTACGTCTAAGAGGACACAATGTCACCTTGGCGTGCGACGGACGTGAAGCGGTCGAATTGTTTTCTAAAAGCAATTTCGACTTGGTCTTGATGGATCTTCAGATGCCTGAACTGGATGGTTTTGAAGCGACCGCCGCGATCCACCAGTTCGAACAAGACGAGCATCGGTCGCGGCACACTCCTATCATTGCGATGACAGCTCGTGCGATGCCCGATGACCGCCAACTGTGCCTCGAAGCCGGCATGGATGGATACATCGCGAAACCGGTTGACCCGCAGTTACTTGATGAACTGTTAGTGAAATTCCAGCGGGCCCCTGCGGAGAGCGTTCAAGAACCTGCCGCCGATGCCACGGGAATGGAACCTGCAGATAGCGAAACGGCCGTGGTCCTTGATCTCGCCCCACTGCTAAAACGGTTTGGCGGGAAACAAGCAATCGTTACCCAATTGGCTGAAACGTTTTCACTTGAGGGGCCCGAACTACTGCAACAGATGGAACGGGCATTGGCACAGCAAACGCCCGCCGAACTTCGCCGAGCCGCCCACACGATGAAGGGATCGGTCGATCTGTTCGGAGCCGGCCAACTACGCCTTCTGTGCGAAGAACTGGAACAGACCGCTGAAAGCGAGCAGTGGGCGGTACTACTTCCACTGGTCCAGCGAATCACCGACGCTCATCAAATCTTCATCGGCGAATTAAGCAACGCGATCGAACGATACGGCGATGGAGTCAGTCCGTCGCGGTAA
- the dxr gene encoding 1-deoxy-D-xylulose-5-phosphate reductoisomerase — protein sequence MNRNVAILGATGSIGTATIDVLGQLADEGWRAWGVSGHANLDALATACEKMSLPPEWIVGSDPGLAAQFDSRRWPSSSRFESGAERLVALASADEVGVVVAAIVGRAGLESTLAAVEAGKRVALANKETLVVAGTLVCQAQQVSGAEILPVDSEHSAIFQCLQASQTPAERIILTASGGPFRDWTREQMEEASVAAALNHPTWKMGPKISVDSATMMNKALEIIEARWLFDIPAESIEVMIHPQSVIHSMVEFVDGSVVAQLSPPDMRLPIQYALTYPDRVACSAPRFDVTQRWDLSLEPADRDRFPALELGFEVAAVGGTAGAVVNAANEAAVALFLDQKIRFTEIVPACRKALENHSYERHPTLQRLIELDEWARAEVQRWHCGANF from the coding sequence ATGAACCGCAATGTCGCGATTTTAGGAGCCACCGGCAGTATCGGCACGGCGACCATCGATGTTCTCGGTCAGTTGGCGGACGAGGGATGGCGTGCGTGGGGAGTGTCGGGGCATGCCAATTTGGACGCTTTGGCGACCGCCTGTGAGAAAATGTCTCTGCCACCGGAATGGATTGTCGGGTCCGATCCGGGCTTGGCCGCTCAGTTCGATTCGCGGCGCTGGCCATCGAGTAGTCGCTTTGAATCAGGGGCCGAGCGATTGGTCGCTTTGGCTTCGGCTGACGAAGTCGGCGTGGTCGTCGCAGCGATCGTCGGTCGTGCCGGACTGGAAAGCACGTTGGCTGCGGTCGAGGCTGGCAAACGGGTGGCGTTGGCAAATAAAGAGACGCTGGTCGTCGCGGGGACCCTGGTTTGCCAGGCTCAGCAGGTCAGCGGAGCCGAAATATTGCCGGTCGACAGCGAACATTCGGCAATTTTTCAGTGTTTGCAGGCAAGCCAGACGCCCGCCGAACGAATCATCCTGACGGCCAGCGGGGGGCCTTTCCGTGATTGGACGCGGGAGCAGATGGAAGAGGCCTCGGTGGCCGCGGCGCTGAATCATCCGACTTGGAAAATGGGGCCGAAAATTTCGGTCGATTCCGCTACGATGATGAACAAGGCTCTGGAAATCATCGAAGCCCGGTGGCTGTTTGATATTCCCGCGGAGTCGATTGAGGTTATGATCCACCCACAATCGGTGATCCATTCGATGGTGGAATTCGTCGATGGGTCGGTTGTGGCTCAGTTAAGTCCGCCGGATATGCGGCTACCGATTCAGTATGCGTTAACGTATCCTGACCGGGTGGCTTGCTCGGCACCACGGTTTGATGTGACGCAACGTTGGGATTTGTCACTGGAACCGGCCGACCGGGATCGGTTTCCTGCGTTAGAATTAGGGTTTGAAGTCGCAGCGGTGGGCGGGACGGCCGGTGCCGTCGTGAACGCCGCAAATGAAGCGGCTGTAGCGTTGTTTTTAGATCAAAAAATTCGGTTTACAGAAATAGTGCCTGCATGTCGCAAAGCACTTGAAAATCATTCATATGAACGGCACCCCACACTCCAGCGATTGATTGAACTGGACGAGTGGGCGCGTGCGGAGGTACAGCGGTGGCATTGTGGTGCGAATTTCTGA